A genomic stretch from Marinimicrobium sp. C6131 includes:
- the topA gene encoding type I DNA topoisomerase translates to MGKSLVIVESPAKAKTINKYLGNDYIVKSSVGHIRDLPTSGNSKPVDPKERARQAAKTRKLSPAEKARYKAKKQKEQLIKRMGIDPEHGWEAHYEILPGKEKVVEELRKLAAKADTIYLATDLDREGEAIAWHLQEAIGGQPEQYRRVVFNEITKSAIQNAFKQPGRIDRDRVNAQQARRFLDRVVGYMLSPLLWEKIARGLSAGRVQSVAVRLVVEREREIRAFVPEEYWTLAAQLKAGGGEAVRFEVKKQGDKAFKPLNESQAMAAVKALEGARYEVADREDKPTRSKPPAPFITSTLQQAASTRLGFGVKKTMMMAQRLYEAGYITYMRTDSTNLSQEAVANCRDFIQDEYGKRYLPDSPLVYSSKEGAQEAHEAIRPSSVTVKPNHLSGMERDAERLYTLIWQQFVACQMSPAEFTSTSIVVKAEDFELRTRGRVIRFDGFLKVLPPVAKKDEDVVLPDIKVGQVLPLIKLEPSQHFTKPPARFTEASLVKELEKRAIGRPSTYASIISTIQDRGYVRQENRRFYAEKMGDIVTERLVESFDDLMDYGFTASMEDSLDDVAQGEKNWQQLLDEFYAEFTRKLEQAQSSENGMRANSPTDTDIKCDQCGRPMQIRTGSTGVFLGCSGYSLPPKERCKNTMNLVSGDEALDADADEEAESRLLRTKRRCKLCNTAMDSYLLDSKRKLHICGNNPDCPGYEVEEGSFKLKGYEGPTLECDKCGSEMQLKTGRFGKYFGCTNSECKNTRKLLKSGEPAPPKMDPVPMPELKCEKVDDTYVLRDGASGLFLAASQFPKNRETRAPLVAEILPHKKEIDPKYTFLFSAPTEDPDGNKTVIRYSRKTKEQYVQSEVEGKATGWKAFYEKGKWVANK, encoded by the coding sequence ATGGGTAAATCCTTAGTTATTGTCGAATCCCCGGCCAAGGCCAAAACGATCAACAAATATCTGGGCAACGATTACATCGTCAAGTCCAGTGTCGGCCACATTCGGGACCTGCCCACCAGCGGCAACTCCAAACCGGTCGATCCCAAAGAGCGTGCCCGTCAGGCTGCCAAGACCCGCAAGCTGTCGCCGGCCGAGAAGGCCAGGTACAAGGCGAAAAAGCAGAAGGAGCAGTTGATCAAACGGATGGGGATTGATCCCGAGCACGGCTGGGAAGCCCATTATGAGATTCTGCCGGGCAAGGAAAAGGTGGTCGAAGAGCTGCGTAAGTTGGCCGCCAAAGCCGACACCATCTACCTCGCAACGGACTTGGACCGCGAGGGGGAGGCGATCGCCTGGCACCTGCAGGAAGCGATCGGCGGTCAACCCGAACAGTATCGGCGGGTCGTTTTCAACGAGATCACCAAGAGCGCGATTCAGAACGCCTTCAAACAGCCGGGCCGGATCGATCGGGACCGGGTCAATGCCCAACAGGCGCGCCGTTTCCTCGACCGTGTGGTCGGCTATATGTTGTCGCCCCTGCTGTGGGAAAAGATTGCCCGTGGGCTGTCTGCCGGACGGGTGCAGTCGGTCGCGGTGCGTCTGGTGGTTGAGCGCGAACGGGAAATTCGGGCCTTCGTGCCCGAGGAGTACTGGACCCTGGCCGCCCAGCTGAAAGCCGGCGGCGGGGAAGCGGTGCGCTTTGAGGTCAAGAAGCAGGGTGACAAAGCCTTCAAGCCACTCAATGAGTCCCAGGCCATGGCCGCGGTCAAGGCGCTTGAAGGGGCGCGCTACGAGGTGGCCGACCGCGAGGACAAGCCCACCAGGTCCAAACCACCCGCACCTTTTATCACCTCTACGCTCCAGCAGGCGGCGAGCACGCGGCTGGGGTTTGGTGTCAAGAAAACCATGATGATGGCTCAGCGTCTGTATGAGGCGGGCTACATCACCTACATGCGAACCGATTCCACCAACCTGAGCCAGGAAGCGGTGGCCAACTGTCGCGACTTTATCCAGGACGAGTACGGCAAGCGCTATCTGCCGGATAGCCCGTTGGTCTACTCCAGCAAGGAAGGGGCCCAGGAAGCGCACGAGGCGATCCGTCCGTCCAGTGTGACGGTCAAGCCCAACCATCTGAGTGGTATGGAGCGCGACGCCGAGCGGCTGTATACCCTGATCTGGCAGCAGTTCGTGGCCTGTCAGATGAGCCCGGCGGAATTTACCAGTACCTCGATCGTGGTCAAGGCCGAAGACTTCGAGCTCCGCACCCGCGGCCGGGTCATTCGTTTTGACGGCTTCCTGAAGGTACTGCCTCCGGTGGCCAAAAAAGATGAAGATGTGGTGCTGCCGGATATCAAGGTGGGGCAGGTTCTGCCGCTGATCAAACTTGAGCCCTCCCAGCACTTCACCAAACCGCCGGCGCGCTTTACCGAAGCGAGTCTGGTCAAGGAGCTTGAAAAGCGTGCCATTGGTCGGCCGTCAACCTACGCGTCAATCATTTCAACCATTCAGGACCGGGGCTACGTGCGGCAGGAGAACCGTCGGTTCTACGCCGAAAAAATGGGGGATATTGTCACCGAGCGTCTGGTGGAAAGTTTCGATGACCTGATGGACTACGGGTTCACGGCCAGCATGGAGGACTCTCTGGATGACGTTGCCCAGGGTGAGAAAAACTGGCAGCAGTTGCTCGATGAATTTTACGCGGAGTTCACCCGCAAACTCGAGCAGGCTCAGAGCAGTGAAAACGGTATGCGGGCCAACTCACCCACCGATACCGATATCAAGTGCGATCAGTGCGGTCGGCCAATGCAGATCCGCACCGGAAGCACCGGCGTGTTCCTGGGCTGCTCGGGCTACAGTCTGCCGCCCAAAGAGCGCTGTAAAAACACCATGAATCTGGTCTCCGGCGACGAGGCGCTCGATGCGGATGCGGATGAAGAGGCCGAGTCCCGGCTGCTGCGCACCAAGCGCCGGTGTAAGCTGTGCAACACCGCAATGGACAGTTATCTGCTCGACAGCAAGCGCAAATTGCACATCTGCGGCAACAACCCGGATTGCCCGGGATACGAAGTGGAAGAGGGTAGCTTCAAGCTGAAAGGGTATGAAGGACCGACGCTTGAGTGCGACAAGTGTGGCAGCGAGATGCAGTTGAAGACCGGCCGTTTCGGCAAGTATTTCGGCTGCACCAACAGCGAGTGCAAAAATACCCGTAAGCTGCTCAAAAGCGGAGAGCCGGCGCCACCGAAAATGGACCCGGTACCCATGCCGGAACTCAAGTGCGAGAAGGTGGATGACACTTACGTACTGCGAGATGGCGCTTCAGGCCTCTTTCTGGCCGCGAGTCAGTTCCCCAAAAACCGGGAAACCCGAGCCCCTCTGGTGGCGGAAATTCTGCCCCATAAAAAGGAGATCGACCCCAAGTACACGTTTCTGTTCTCCGCACCCACCGAGGATCCGGATGGTAATAAGACGGTGATTCGCTACAGCCGGAAAACCAAAGAGCAGTATGTACAGTCGGAAGTCGAGGGCAAGGCGACGGGATGGAAGGCCTTTTACGAAAAAGGCAAATGGGTTGCCAACAAGTAA